A window from Telopea speciosissima isolate NSW1024214 ecotype Mountain lineage chromosome 8, Tspe_v1, whole genome shotgun sequence encodes these proteins:
- the LOC122671287 gene encoding L-lactate dehydrogenase A-like — MHRTPSNSYLGLEVAPAFFKPIQQMAPPSPTKRHTKVSVVGTGNVGMAIAQTILTQDLADEIALVDVNADKLRGEMLDLQHAAAFLPRTKILASVDYSVTAGSDLCIVTAGARQIVGESRLNLLQRNVTLFSKIIPQLAKYSPDTILLIVSNPVDVLTYVAWKLSKFPSNRVIGSGTNLDSSRFRFLIADHLDVNAQDVQAYIVGEHGDSSVALWSSISVGGVPVLSFLEKQEINYEKETLENMHKEVINGAYEVIRLKGYTSWAIGYSVASLARTILRNQRRVHPVSVLAKGFYGMDDGEVFLSLPAQLGRGGVLGVINVHLTDEEAGHLRDSAKTISEYQSQLGI, encoded by the exons ATGCATAGAACACCCTCAAACTCATATCTTGGGCTAGAAGTAGCCCCAGCCTTTTTTAAGCCCATTCAGCAAATGGCTCCACCCTCCCCAACCAAACGCCACACCAAGGTCTCCGTCGTTGGTACTGGCAACGTTGGCATGGCCATTGCTCAAACCATCCTCACCCAAGACCTCGCCGATGAAATCGCCCTCGTCGACGTCAATGCCGACAAGCTCCGTGGAGAGATGCTCGACCTACAGCACGCTGCTGCGTTCCTCCCCCGTACCAAAATCCTCGCCTCCGTCGACTACTCTGTCACTGCCGGATCCGACCTCTGCATCGTCACTGCCGGTGCTCGTCAGATTGTTGGTGAGTCCAGGCTCAATCTGCTTCAGCGCAACGTTACCCTCTTCTCGAAAATCATTCCCCAACTCGCTAAGTACTCCCCTGATACGATACTGCTGATCGTGTCTAACCCAGTCGATGTCTTGACTTATGTGGCCTGGAAGCTTTCTAAGTTTCCCTCTAATCGAGTGATTGGATCGGGCACTAATCTGGATTCCTCCAGGTTTCGGTTCCTCATCGCTGATCACCTCGACGTCAATGCCCAAGATGTTCAG GCTTACATTGTCGGCGAACATGGGGACAGTTCAGTTGCGCTTTGGTCGAGCATAAGCGTTGGTGGGGTGCCCGTGTTGAGCTTCTTAGAGAAGCAAGAAATTAACTATGAGAAGGAAACACTGGAGAACATGCACAAAGAAGTTATAAACGGTGCCTACGAGGTGATTCGTCTCAAAGGTTATACCTCATGGGCGATTGGGTACTCTGTAGCTAGCCTTGCTCGAACGATACTCAGGAACCAGAGGAGGGTTCACCCTGTTTCAGTCCTTGCAAAGGGGTTCTATGGAATGGATGATGGAGAAGTGTTCTTGAGCTTGCCTGCTCAGCTTGGTAGGGGAGGGGTTCTGGGTGTGATTAATGTGCACTTGACAGACGAAGAGGCTGGACATCTCC